A region from the Pseudomonas sp. KU26590 genome encodes:
- the atpD gene encoding F0F1 ATP synthase subunit beta, with protein sequence MSAGVVTAVRGSVVDARFESLLPPINTLLRAGPGGAVAIEVLAQRDEWHVRGIALTPTQGLARGMPIHDTGGPLQAPVGTGILSRMFDVFGNTIDRQPALEGVIWRSVHQPPPPLVRRSTKSEVFETGIKVIDVLTPLERGGKAGLFGGAGVGKTVLLTEMIHNMIGHQSGVSIFCGIGERSREGEELYREMKAAGVLPNMVMIFAQMNEPPGARFRVGHAALTMAEYFRDAEHRDVLLLIDNIFRFIQAGSEVSGLMGQMPSRLGYQPTMGTELAALEERIANTDSGAITSIQAVYVPADDFTDPAAVHTFSHLSASIVLSRKRASEGLFPAIDALQSSSKMITPGIVGERHYRLAQDIRRTLAQYEALKDIIAMLGLDQLSPDDRKLVARARRLERFLTQPFFTTEQFTSLSGKLVSLHDALDGCERILADEFKDLPESALYMIGAVDEASAKARRDTHATQPGREDTHAVDET encoded by the coding sequence GTGAGCGCAGGGGTTGTTACGGCGGTGCGTGGCAGCGTTGTCGATGCCCGGTTCGAGTCTCTGCTGCCGCCGATCAACACCCTCCTGCGCGCCGGTCCGGGTGGCGCGGTGGCGATCGAGGTACTGGCCCAACGTGATGAGTGGCATGTGCGCGGCATCGCCCTCACACCGACCCAAGGCCTGGCCCGAGGAATGCCCATCCATGACACCGGTGGTCCCCTGCAGGCCCCCGTAGGTACCGGGATTCTGTCGCGGATGTTCGACGTCTTTGGTAATACCATCGACCGGCAACCCGCCTTGGAAGGTGTGATATGGCGCTCTGTGCATCAGCCGCCACCCCCCTTGGTCCGCAGGTCAACGAAGTCTGAGGTGTTCGAGACCGGGATCAAAGTCATTGATGTACTCACGCCGCTGGAGCGCGGAGGCAAGGCAGGACTCTTCGGCGGTGCCGGGGTTGGCAAGACGGTATTGCTGACCGAAATGATCCATAACATGATCGGCCACCAGTCGGGTGTAAGCATTTTTTGCGGAATTGGCGAGCGCTCGCGTGAGGGCGAGGAGCTGTACCGCGAGATGAAGGCAGCTGGCGTGCTGCCGAACATGGTGATGATTTTTGCGCAGATGAATGAGCCTCCCGGTGCACGCTTTCGGGTAGGCCATGCTGCGTTGACAATGGCGGAGTATTTTCGCGACGCCGAGCACCGCGACGTGCTCCTGCTGATCGACAACATTTTCCGTTTCATTCAGGCCGGCTCCGAGGTGTCCGGGCTCATGGGGCAGATGCCGTCCCGTTTGGGTTATCAGCCGACAATGGGTACCGAGCTCGCGGCATTGGAAGAGCGCATCGCCAACACCGACAGCGGTGCGATCACCTCGATCCAGGCGGTGTACGTGCCTGCTGATGACTTCACCGACCCCGCCGCCGTGCACACGTTCTCTCACCTGTCGGCGTCCATCGTGCTCTCTCGAAAACGTGCGAGTGAGGGGCTTTTTCCGGCCATCGACGCCTTGCAGTCCAGCTCAAAGATGATCACCCCGGGCATCGTCGGCGAACGGCACTACAGGCTGGCGCAAGACATTCGCCGAACGCTTGCCCAGTACGAAGCACTTAAGGACATCATTGCCATGCTCGGCCTGGATCAGTTGTCACCCGACGACCGCAAATTAGTGGCGCGTGCCCGTCGGCTTGAGCGCTTTCTGACCCAGCCGTTTTTCACCACTGAACAGTTCACCAGCCTGAGCGGCAAACTTGTCAGCCTGCACGACGCGCTGGACGGTTGCGAACGCATATTGGCGGACGAATTCAAGGACCTGCCCGAGAGCGCGTTGTACATGATCGGCGCCGTCGACGAAGCCAGCGCCAAGGCCAGGCGGGATACCCACGCTACGCAACCGGGCAGGGAGGATACCCATGCTGTCGATGAGACTTAA
- a CDS encoding F0F1 ATP synthase subunit epsilon — protein MLSMRLKVLLPFEVFTDELDVSHIVVETTQGSFGLLPRRLDCIAALVPGILIYESQSQGEVFVALDEGVLVKTGQTVVISARRALRGNDLSRLRGLIEAQFMTRDAQEEAMRAAMNLLEAGFMRRLVSLHEQAV, from the coding sequence ATGCTGTCGATGAGACTTAAGGTGCTGTTGCCCTTCGAGGTCTTCACGGACGAGCTGGATGTGTCTCACATCGTCGTCGAAACCACACAAGGCTCCTTTGGGTTGCTCCCCAGACGGCTGGACTGTATCGCAGCGCTGGTGCCCGGCATCCTCATTTACGAGAGCCAATCCCAGGGCGAAGTGTTCGTAGCGCTGGATGAAGGTGTGCTCGTCAAGACCGGACAGACTGTCGTGATCTCGGCGCGGCGGGCACTGCGTGGCAACGACTTGTCCCGTCTACGCGGTTTGATTGAAGCGCAGTTCATGACGCGCGATGCACAAGAAGAAGCGATGCGTGCGGCGATGAACCTTCTGGAGGCAGGCTTTATGCGCCGGCTCGTGTCGCTGCATGAGCAAGCGGTGTGA
- a CDS encoding AtpZ/AtpI family protein yields MSQPPVRKPPGDGAAKPTLAEQVGNKAARKLRARRNDTSVWSGLGMMGLIGWSVVVPTLLGAALGLWLDQRFTGGRSWTLALLVAGLTIGCLNAWHWVSREDQIMHDTPDAKEEDDHE; encoded by the coding sequence GTGAGTCAGCCTCCCGTGCGAAAGCCACCCGGGGACGGCGCTGCCAAACCGACGCTGGCTGAACAGGTGGGCAACAAGGCTGCACGCAAACTCAGGGCGCGCCGTAACGATACGTCAGTGTGGTCTGGTCTGGGCATGATGGGGCTGATCGGTTGGTCCGTGGTGGTGCCCACCCTGCTGGGTGCGGCCCTGGGCCTTTGGCTTGATCAGCGCTTTACCGGCGGGCGCTCCTGGACACTGGCGCTGCTGGTAGCGGGGTTAACGATAGGCTGCCTGAATGCCTGGCACTGGGTCAGCAGGGAAGATCAGATCATGCACGACACACCCGATGCAAAAGAGGAGGACGATCATGAATGA
- a CDS encoding ATP synthase subunit I: MNDDQGLLLITTALLVGAALGLGFFGGLWWTVRRGAVSVRPARWFVSSLILRTTLVLTGFYLVGAEQPLRLGACLLGFLLARVVVLRVTRLKGCEQVAAASGPPPCA; encoded by the coding sequence ATGAATGACGACCAGGGGTTACTCCTGATAACCACGGCATTGCTGGTAGGGGCGGCACTGGGCCTCGGCTTCTTTGGCGGTCTGTGGTGGACGGTACGCAGAGGCGCCGTTTCCGTCAGGCCCGCGCGCTGGTTTGTGAGCAGCCTCATCTTACGGACCACCCTCGTGCTGACCGGTTTCTACCTGGTGGGCGCGGAACAGCCATTACGGCTGGGTGCTTGCCTACTGGGCTTCCTGCTGGCCCGGGTCGTCGTCCTTCGCGTCACCCGCTTGAAGGGCTGCGAGCAGGTGGCGGCGGCGTCCGGACCACCACCATGCGCCTGA
- a CDS encoding F0F1 ATP synthase subunit A produces MRLTPDAWIFWEHGFFKLNATIVFTWALMVVLVLGAGFITRRLVTGHQRSGWQNLLEIVVTAIVGQIKDVGLKAPRRYLGFLGTLFLFIAAATLATVIPGYEPPTASLSTTVALALCVLVAVPLFGISGQGLAGYLASYMRPTPIMLPFNLISEMSRTLALAVRLFGNMMSGAMIIAILLSITPLVFPIVMTVLGLLTGMVQAYIFTILAAVYIAATTGSGKAATTPAKVSAT; encoded by the coding sequence ATGCGCCTGACACCTGACGCCTGGATTTTCTGGGAGCATGGTTTCTTCAAACTCAATGCCACCATTGTGTTCACGTGGGCGCTGATGGTGGTGCTGGTTCTGGGCGCCGGATTCATCACGCGGCGTCTGGTCACGGGGCATCAACGCTCAGGCTGGCAGAATTTGCTGGAAATCGTGGTCACGGCCATCGTGGGCCAGATCAAAGACGTAGGCCTGAAAGCGCCGCGCCGCTATCTCGGATTTCTGGGCACGCTGTTCCTGTTCATTGCCGCCGCGACACTGGCGACGGTAATTCCCGGGTACGAGCCGCCCACCGCCTCGTTGTCGACCACCGTAGCCCTGGCGCTGTGTGTGCTGGTGGCTGTGCCGCTGTTTGGCATATCGGGTCAGGGGCTGGCGGGGTACTTGGCGTCGTACATGCGCCCGACGCCCATCATGCTGCCCTTCAATCTCATCAGTGAAATGTCCCGAACGCTGGCGCTGGCCGTTCGCTTGTTTGGCAACATGATGAGTGGCGCAATGATCATCGCCATCTTGTTATCGATCACCCCCCTGGTGTTCCCCATCGTCATGACGGTGCTGGGTTTGCTCACGGGCATGGTGCAGGCCTACATCTTTACCATTCTTGCCGCTGTTTACATCGCGGCGACCACAGGTAGCGGCAAAGCGGCGACAACGCCTGCCAAGGTCTCAGCCACCTGA
- a CDS encoding F0F1 ATP synthase subunit C: MDSLTWIAVASIVMAGLTTGFGTMGPALSEGKAVSVALSSLAQQPDASATITRTLFVGLAMIESTAIYCFVVSMILIFANPFWNAAVSAATQAAGH, from the coding sequence ATGGACTCTCTCACCTGGATTGCGGTTGCCTCCATCGTCATGGCCGGCCTGACCACTGGCTTCGGCACGATGGGGCCCGCCCTGTCCGAGGGCAAGGCAGTGTCCGTGGCCCTCAGTTCGCTGGCTCAGCAGCCGGACGCGTCGGCCACCATCACCCGCACATTGTTCGTCGGGCTGGCGATGATCGAGTCGACGGCTATTTACTGCTTCGTGGTGTCGATGATTCTGATCTTCGCGAACCCGTTCTGGAACGCCGCCGTTTCGGCAGCGACCCAAGCTGCGGGCCATTAG
- a CDS encoding F0F1 ATP synthase subunit delta — translation MKRFLYQPVLNAIAAREQKIADELNDAAQTKAKAHQQQDEFEKKNQAFDEQRAALLRKATDEANAERSRLLADARKTAAQASSEQAKALIKETQRLHDDLVRLTQEQVYDISRRVLGDLASVSLEQRACEVFIQRLQGLDDTAREALSAALKAASPHSPALLRSAFELPVAQQSAIQAAIDESFGQTIALEFQILPELVSGVELSVKGLKVAWSIADYLEAISTTLQARLGTTEPV, via the coding sequence ATGAAACGCTTTCTTTACCAACCGGTGCTGAACGCTATCGCTGCGCGCGAGCAGAAGATCGCTGACGAACTCAACGATGCCGCCCAGACCAAGGCCAAAGCACACCAGCAGCAAGACGAGTTCGAGAAGAAGAACCAGGCCTTCGACGAGCAGCGTGCCGCGCTATTGCGCAAAGCGACGGATGAGGCCAATGCCGAACGTTCACGGTTGTTGGCCGACGCTCGAAAAACCGCTGCGCAGGCGAGTTCCGAGCAAGCGAAAGCGTTGATCAAGGAGACGCAGCGCTTGCACGATGACCTCGTGCGGCTGACGCAGGAGCAGGTGTACGACATCTCGCGCAGGGTGCTTGGCGACCTCGCTTCGGTAAGCCTGGAACAGCGCGCGTGCGAGGTGTTCATTCAGCGTCTTCAAGGGCTTGATGACACGGCGCGTGAGGCGCTAAGTGCGGCGCTCAAGGCCGCATCGCCGCACTCACCGGCTCTGTTGCGCAGCGCATTCGAGTTGCCGGTCGCTCAACAGAGCGCCATTCAGGCTGCCATCGACGAATCCTTCGGTCAGACGATCGCACTTGAGTTCCAGATCCTCCCTGAACTGGTCAGCGGTGTGGAGCTCAGCGTGAAGGGATTGAAGGTGGCGTGGAGCATCGCTGACTATCTCGAGGCGATCTCAACCACTCTGCAAGCACGTCTGGGCACAACGGAGCCTGTATGA
- a CDS encoding alternate F1F0 ATPase, F1 subunit alpha, which yields MTAPLTAPLRLPSSAQATLRNVLHDAFAGLGACLTAFIPQMAVREVGTIVSVSTGIARVSGLSGLGFEELLVFPGGLSGIAFNLDEEGVDVVLLGDSAHLHAGQEVLRTGRVMDVAVGDELLGRVIDPLGRPLDGGEPVTTLQRLPIERPAAAIMDRAPVTEPLQSGLKVIDAMIPIGRGQRELILGDRQTGKTAIALDTIFNQRGKDVLCVYCAIGQRASAVAKAVANLREREALAYTVVVVAEGNEAPGLSYVAPYAATSIAEHFMEQGRDVLIVYDDLTHHARAYRELSLLLRRPPGREAFPGDIFYIHSRMLERATHLNEERGGGSMTALPIIETEAQDISAYIPTNLISITDGQIVLSPSLFELGVLPAVDVGQSVSRVGGKAQRAAYRAVAGDLKLAYAQFEELETFARFGARLDKGTHQAIDHGKRIRACLAQAEFSPVSVPAQIAILLALNAALFDTIALENMSDAQKAVREVAGGLPDDVKARLAGTGQLLDADRQQLTDAARQALTAFQRAGGQPPVVAAAEPAVGDHHG from the coding sequence ATGACCGCTCCCTTGACTGCCCCTTTGCGCCTGCCATCGTCGGCTCAGGCAACACTGAGAAATGTCTTGCATGATGCGTTCGCCGGCCTGGGTGCGTGCCTGACAGCCTTCATACCCCAGATGGCAGTGCGGGAGGTGGGTACGATCGTCAGCGTCTCCACCGGCATCGCACGCGTCAGTGGCCTGTCGGGCCTTGGCTTTGAGGAGCTGCTGGTGTTTCCCGGTGGTTTATCCGGGATTGCATTCAACCTGGACGAGGAGGGCGTCGACGTGGTGCTGCTGGGCGATAGCGCCCACTTGCACGCGGGGCAGGAGGTCCTGCGCACCGGTCGCGTGATGGACGTGGCCGTAGGCGACGAATTACTGGGTCGGGTGATTGACCCATTGGGGCGCCCGCTTGATGGTGGGGAGCCTGTCACCACCCTGCAGAGATTGCCGATCGAGCGGCCTGCGGCGGCGATTATGGACCGCGCCCCGGTCACCGAACCGCTGCAGAGCGGCCTGAAGGTCATCGACGCCATGATCCCCATTGGTCGCGGTCAGCGAGAGCTGATTCTGGGCGACCGTCAGACCGGAAAAACGGCCATCGCACTGGACACGATCTTTAATCAGCGCGGCAAGGACGTGCTATGCGTCTACTGCGCGATCGGCCAGCGAGCATCGGCCGTTGCCAAGGCGGTAGCCAATCTGCGTGAGAGGGAAGCGCTGGCGTACACCGTGGTGGTGGTCGCAGAAGGCAACGAAGCGCCCGGGTTGTCCTACGTCGCGCCTTATGCGGCCACCAGCATCGCCGAGCATTTCATGGAGCAAGGCCGTGACGTACTGATTGTTTATGACGACCTGACCCACCATGCACGGGCCTACCGCGAACTGTCACTGCTGCTGCGTCGCCCGCCTGGGCGAGAGGCCTTTCCAGGGGATATCTTCTACATTCATTCGCGCATGCTTGAACGCGCGACGCATTTGAATGAGGAGCGCGGCGGCGGTTCGATGACGGCATTGCCCATCATCGAGACTGAAGCTCAGGATATTTCCGCTTACATTCCGACCAATCTCATTTCCATCACCGACGGGCAGATTGTCTTGTCGCCCTCGCTGTTCGAACTGGGCGTCTTGCCGGCTGTCGATGTGGGTCAGTCTGTCTCGCGGGTCGGCGGGAAGGCCCAGCGCGCAGCCTATCGCGCAGTGGCAGGCGACCTCAAGCTGGCCTACGCGCAATTTGAGGAGCTGGAGACGTTTGCGCGGTTCGGCGCCCGGCTCGATAAAGGCACTCATCAGGCAATCGATCACGGCAAACGCATCCGTGCCTGTCTGGCGCAAGCAGAGTTTTCGCCGGTGTCGGTGCCGGCTCAGATCGCGATATTGCTGGCGTTGAACGCTGCATTGTTCGACACGATTGCGCTCGAAAACATGAGCGATGCGCAGAAAGCCGTGCGGGAGGTAGCGGGTGGGTTACCGGATGATGTGAAAGCGCGGCTGGCGGGGACGGGCCAATTGCTCGACGCCGATCGCCAACAGCTCACCGATGCAGCACGCCAGGCCCTGACGGCTTTTCAGCGCGCAGGGGGGCAGCCTCCTGTTGTTGCAGCGGCCGAGCCGGCCGTCGGGGATCACCATGGATAG